The Longimicrobium sp. genome includes the window CGACGATCCGGCTGGCACTCGGTGGCACGGCGGTGGCGGTGCTGGCGGCGTGCGGCGGCGCGGCGGGGACGGGGGCGAGCGGCACGCCGACGCCACTCACCTTCACCGTGCCGCTGTACGACACGCAGGGACAGGAGGTGGCGCGGGCAACGCTGGTGCGCGCCAGCCGCGACAGCGTCCGCCTGAGCGTGGACGCCACGCGGCTGCCCGCGGGCACGCACGGCACGCACCTGCACGAGGCCGGGCGCTGCGACGCGCCGCAGTTCACCACCGCGGGCGCGCACATGAACCCGCTGGCGCGCAGGCACGGCCTGCGCAACCCGCAGGGCCCGCACCTGGGCGACCTGCCCAACCTCGTCGTCGGCGCGGACGGGCGCGGGCACGTGGAGGCCACCATCGTCGCCTCGCTGACGCCCGGCACGCCGCCGATCTACGACGTCGACGGCACCGCCCTCGTCGTCCACGCGTCGGCCGACGACATGATGACGGACCCGTCCGGCAACTCCGGCGCGCGCATCGCCTGCGGGGTCATCGCCACGCCGCAGGCCGGAAACTGAAAGTCTCACGCAGAGTCAGCAGGGTCAGCAGAGAGAAACTGCAGTTCTCTGCTGACTCTGCGTGAGAGAAATTCTTTGGGGATTGAGTCAGGACGCCGGCTGCTCGGCGGCTTCCACGGCGATGGTGATCTCCACGTCATCGCCCAGCACCACGCCGCCGCCCTCGGCCGCGCGGTTCCACGCCACGTTGTAGTCCATACGGTTGATGGTGGTCGACGCCTCGAAGCCGATGCGGCGCCGCCCGGGCGTGCCGCCCACCTCCAGCATCCGACCATCCAGCACCACCGGCTTCGTCACCCCGCGGATGGTGAGGTTGCCGTAGATCTTCAGCGCGCCGTTGCGGCCGGGCTGCACGCGCGTGCTGCGGAAGGTGATGGTGGGATGGCTCGCCGCGTCGAAGAAGTCGCCCGAGCGCAGGTGTGTGTCGCGCCGCGCGTTGCGCGTGTCGATGCTGGCCGTCTGGATCTCCACGTTCACCGTGCCGGCGGACAGGTTCGCCGGGTCGGCCACGATGGTGCCCTTCCACTCGCCGAAGGTGCCGCTCACCCGGCTCACCAGGTGGCGGATGCGGAACGACAGCTCCGAGTGCGTCACGTCGATCTCCCACGTGACCGGCGGCTTCTCCGCCGCGACGGGCGCGGGAGTGCCGCCGC containing:
- a CDS encoding superoxide dismutase family protein, which encodes MKTTIRLALGGTAVAVLAACGGAAGTGASGTPTPLTFTVPLYDTQGQEVARATLVRASRDSVRLSVDATRLPAGTHGTHLHEAGRCDAPQFTTAGAHMNPLARRHGLRNPQGPHLGDLPNLVVGADGRGHVEATIVASLTPGTPPIYDVDGTALVVHASADDMMTDPSGNSGARIACGVIATPQAGN
- a CDS encoding YceI family protein, which encodes MAAGTLATLLLAPALLLGGGTPAPVAAEKPPVTWEIDVTHSELSFRIRHLVSRVSGTFGEWKGTIVADPANLSAGTVNVEIQTASIDTRNARRDTHLRSGDFFDAASHPTITFRSTRVQPGRNGALKIYGNLTIRGVTKPVVLDGRMLEVGGTPGRRRIGFEASTTINRMDYNVAWNRAAEGGGVVLGDDVEITIAVEAAEQPAS